A window from Polyangium spumosum encodes these proteins:
- the topA gene encoding type I DNA topoisomerase has protein sequence MAKTLVIVESPAKAKTIKKYLGSGYDVVASKGHLKDLPKNQNAVDVANDFTEKYEVIAGKEKILQELKDAAKKVDAVLLATDPDREGEAIAWHISEEIRDDKLRVERVEFHEITKKGVDHGVQHPRPLDLNLYDAQRARRVLDRIVGYDVSALVWSKLAFGLSAGRVQSVALRLIVDREREIDAFVPEEYWNVSVGLSAPSGASFVAKLAAAEGEKLEVRNGETAAFVRADLESASCKVAKVTRREQRRNPPAPYTTSKLQQDATNILHFGTKRTMQVAQALYEGVDLKQDGGPVGLITYIRTDSTRVSDDAITEVREAIEKRYGKSFVPDKPNVYKSKKNAQDAHEAIRPTDVNLHPESVKKHLKDEQYKLYKLIWNRFVASQMTPAVYDRTTVEIQAEPTRADASRKTYMLRSTGRVLKDKGWLEVTEGQRDFAGEEDAAAEGEGAEATAAAKAVAPVEEDSDALLPEMNEGDVVRLAAPPGVVTDQKFTQPPPRYNEGSLVRELEKRGIGRPSTYAEIISKVQQRAYVEKLSGGAFQPTELGRFVVEGLVRSNLDFMDPNFTAQMEEELDEVGAGSLKREQLLKRFYKRFRQQLEPAKKLASWKPPSEKTGEPCEECGEGEMIKKWGKNGYFLSCSRYPKCKATRDLSANAQAVRETDITCDKCGKPMVIRTGRYGDFLSCTGYPACKNARPVPLGVACPQCGGDLIEVRPRKKGGRTFYGCSNFNAEQKCDFKLWARPVATPCPTCGAKFVTRTAGKKPMLVCATKDCGFKQEVPEEDEAGLAGAAGDEGEGGSAEAGASSEPKPKAAPKPAPSAPKAEAKPKAAAKTAEKKGATKTPSKSKSNGRASA, from the coding sequence ATGGCCAAGACGCTCGTCATCGTGGAGTCGCCGGCCAAGGCGAAGACGATCAAGAAGTACCTCGGCTCGGGGTACGACGTCGTCGCCTCCAAGGGGCATTTGAAGGATTTGCCCAAGAACCAGAACGCCGTCGACGTCGCGAACGACTTCACCGAGAAGTACGAGGTCATCGCCGGCAAGGAGAAGATCCTCCAGGAGCTGAAAGACGCGGCCAAGAAGGTGGACGCCGTGCTCCTGGCGACCGACCCTGATCGCGAAGGCGAGGCGATCGCGTGGCACATCTCCGAGGAGATCCGGGACGACAAGCTCCGGGTCGAGCGGGTGGAGTTCCACGAGATCACGAAGAAGGGCGTCGACCACGGCGTGCAGCACCCGCGGCCGCTCGACCTCAACCTCTACGACGCGCAGCGCGCTCGCCGCGTGCTCGACCGCATCGTGGGCTACGACGTCTCGGCGCTCGTCTGGTCGAAGCTCGCCTTCGGCCTCTCCGCGGGCCGCGTGCAGTCCGTGGCGCTGCGGCTCATCGTCGATCGCGAGCGTGAGATCGACGCGTTCGTCCCCGAGGAGTACTGGAACGTCTCGGTGGGCCTCTCGGCGCCGAGCGGCGCGTCCTTCGTCGCCAAGCTCGCCGCGGCCGAGGGCGAGAAGCTCGAGGTGAGGAACGGCGAGACGGCGGCCTTCGTGCGCGCCGATCTCGAGAGCGCGAGCTGCAAGGTCGCGAAGGTCACGCGCCGCGAGCAGAGGCGCAACCCGCCCGCGCCGTACACGACCTCGAAGCTCCAGCAGGACGCGACGAACATCCTGCACTTCGGCACGAAGCGCACGATGCAGGTCGCGCAGGCCCTCTACGAAGGCGTCGACCTCAAGCAGGACGGCGGCCCGGTCGGCCTCATCACCTACATCCGTACCGACTCGACGCGCGTCAGCGACGACGCCATCACCGAGGTCCGCGAGGCGATCGAGAAGCGGTACGGCAAGTCCTTCGTTCCGGACAAACCGAACGTCTACAAGTCCAAGAAGAACGCGCAGGACGCGCACGAGGCGATCCGGCCGACGGACGTCAACCTGCACCCGGAGTCGGTCAAGAAGCACCTCAAGGACGAGCAGTACAAGCTGTACAAGCTCATCTGGAACCGCTTCGTCGCCTCGCAGATGACGCCCGCCGTCTACGATCGGACGACGGTCGAGATCCAGGCCGAGCCGACGCGCGCCGATGCCTCGCGCAAGACGTACATGCTGCGCTCGACGGGCCGCGTGCTCAAGGACAAGGGCTGGCTCGAGGTCACCGAGGGGCAACGTGATTTCGCGGGCGAGGAAGACGCGGCCGCGGAGGGCGAGGGCGCGGAGGCCACGGCCGCGGCGAAGGCCGTCGCGCCGGTCGAGGAGGACAGCGACGCGCTCCTGCCGGAGATGAACGAGGGCGACGTCGTCCGCCTCGCCGCGCCGCCCGGCGTGGTGACGGATCAGAAGTTCACGCAGCCGCCGCCGCGGTACAACGAAGGCTCGCTCGTGCGTGAGCTCGAGAAGCGCGGCATCGGCCGGCCTTCGACGTACGCCGAGATCATCAGCAAGGTGCAGCAGCGCGCGTACGTGGAGAAGCTCTCCGGCGGCGCGTTCCAGCCGACCGAGCTCGGGAGGTTCGTGGTCGAGGGCCTCGTGCGCTCGAACCTCGACTTCATGGATCCGAACTTCACCGCGCAGATGGAGGAGGAGCTCGACGAGGTCGGCGCCGGCTCCCTCAAGCGCGAGCAGCTCCTCAAGCGTTTTTACAAGCGCTTCCGCCAGCAGCTCGAGCCCGCGAAGAAGCTCGCCTCCTGGAAGCCGCCGTCGGAGAAGACGGGCGAGCCGTGCGAGGAGTGCGGCGAAGGCGAGATGATCAAGAAGTGGGGCAAAAACGGCTACTTCTTGAGCTGCAGCCGTTACCCCAAGTGCAAGGCCACGCGCGACCTCTCCGCGAACGCGCAGGCCGTGCGCGAGACGGACATCACCTGCGACAAGTGCGGCAAGCCCATGGTGATCCGCACCGGCCGTTACGGTGACTTCCTCTCCTGCACCGGCTACCCGGCCTGCAAGAACGCGCGCCCCGTGCCCCTCGGCGTCGCTTGTCCGCAGTGCGGCGGCGACCTCATCGAGGTTCGTCCGCGCAAGAAGGGCGGGCGCACGTTCTACGGCTGCTCGAACTTCAACGCCGAGCAGAAGTGCGACTTCAAGCTCTGGGCGAGGCCCGTCGCGACGCCGTGCCCGACCTGCGGCGCCAAGTTCGTGACGCGCACCGCGGGCAAGAAGCCGATGCTCGTCTGCGCGACGAAGGACTGCGGCTTCAAGCAAGAGGTGCCCGAGGAGGACGAGGCGGGCCTCGCCGGCGCCGCGGGTGACGAGGGAGAAGGCGGGTCGGCCGAGGCCGGCGCGTCGTCCGAGCCCAAGCCCAAGGCCGCGCCCAAGCCCGCACCCAGCGCACCCAAGGCCGAGGCGAAGCCCAAGGCCGCGGCGAAGACGGCCGAGAAGAAGGGCGCCACGAAGACGCCGTCGAAGTCGAAGAGCAACGGCCGGGCGTCGGCCTAG
- a CDS encoding DNA-protecting protein DprA, translating to MPSTVVLAPDAPDYPAALRDLATAERAPPTLYLRGALPTLPAVAVVGRREASAEACAFTRALVHDLVAAGFAVWSGGAFGVDAAAHEATLEAGGRTVVVTGAGLDRPYPREHVPLFDRVLAAGGALLSRLPDTIPPRPQHFLARNHVLAALTRVTVVVEAGLKSGARSAAAAARKLGRPLLVVPHPPWTEAGAGCAEELAMGARAVTCAADVLGAMGHHPPPRRRRTEREPGPPRALPLPFEGTFGPLEKAVLGVLGDTPTHLDVICDTVGAPLPAVAGALLTLTLQAVVVEGPAGSYRRGKR from the coding sequence GTGCCCTCCACCGTCGTCCTCGCGCCCGATGCGCCCGACTATCCTGCCGCCCTCCGCGACCTCGCCACCGCCGAGCGCGCGCCTCCGACCTTGTACCTGCGCGGCGCGCTCCCGACCTTGCCCGCCGTCGCCGTCGTTGGCCGCCGCGAGGCCAGCGCCGAGGCCTGCGCCTTCACGCGGGCGCTCGTCCACGATCTCGTCGCGGCCGGCTTCGCCGTCTGGTCCGGCGGCGCGTTCGGGGTCGACGCGGCCGCGCACGAGGCCACGCTCGAGGCCGGCGGGCGCACCGTCGTCGTCACGGGCGCCGGGCTCGATCGCCCGTACCCGCGGGAGCACGTCCCTCTCTTCGATCGTGTCCTCGCCGCCGGCGGCGCGCTCCTCTCGCGCTTGCCCGACACGATCCCCCCGAGGCCTCAGCATTTTCTCGCGCGCAATCACGTCCTCGCAGCCCTCACGCGTGTGACCGTCGTCGTCGAGGCCGGGCTCAAGAGTGGCGCTCGTTCGGCGGCTGCGGCTGCGCGTAAGCTCGGTCGACCGCTGCTCGTCGTCCCGCATCCGCCGTGGACCGAGGCTGGCGCGGGCTGCGCGGAGGAGCTAGCCATGGGGGCCCGCGCGGTCACCTGTGCGGCGGACGTCCTCGGCGCCATGGGGCATCACCCTCCTCCGCGCAGGCGACGTACGGAGAGGGAACCCGGGCCCCCTCGGGCGCTCCCCCTCCCCTTCGAAGGGACCTTCGGTCCTCTCGAAAAGGCCGTTCTTGGAGTGCTGGGGGATACCCCTACGCACCTGGACGTGATTTGCGATACGGTCGGGGCGCCTCTTCCTGCGGTCGCTGGGGCGCTCTTGACGTTGACACTACAGGCCGTAGTAGTAGAGGGCCCCGCCGGCTCCTACCGGCGGGGCAAGCGCTAG